In Bubalus kerabau isolate K-KA32 ecotype Philippines breed swamp buffalo chromosome 4, PCC_UOA_SB_1v2, whole genome shotgun sequence, one DNA window encodes the following:
- the SOST gene encoding sclerostin: MQLSLALCLICLLVHAAFRVVEGQGWQAFKNDATEIIPELGEYPEPLPELNNKTMNRAENGGRPPHHPFETKDASEYSCRELHFTRYVTDGPCRSAKPVTELVCSGQCGPARLLPNAIGRGKWWRPSGPDFRCIPDHYRAQRVQLLCPGGAAPRARKVRLVASCKCKRLTRFHNQSELKDFGPEAARPQTGRKLRPRARGTKANRAELENAY, from the exons ATGCAGCTCTCTCTTGCCCTGTGTCTCATCTGCCTGCTGGTGCATGCAGCCTTCCGCGTGGTAGAGGGCCAGGGGTGGCAGGCCTTCAAGAATGATGCCACAGAAATCATCCCTGAGCTGGGCGAGTACCCTGAGCCTCTGCCAGAGCTGAACAACAAGACCATGAACCGGGCGGAGAACGGAGGGAGACCTCCCCACCACCCCTTTGAGACCAAAG ACGCCTCCGAGTACAGCTGCCGGGAGCTGCACTTCACCCGCTACGTGACCGATGGGCCGTGCCGCAGCGCCAAGCCGGTCACCGAGCTGGTGTGCTCGGGCCAGTGCGGCCCGGCGCGCCTGCTGCCCAACGCCATCGGCCGCGGCAAGTGGTGGCGCCCGAGCGGGCCCGACTTCCGCTGCATCCCCGACCACTACCGCGCGCAGCGGGTGCAGCTGTTGTGTCCTGGCGGCGCGGCGCCGCGCGCGCGCAAGGTGCGCCTGGTGGCCTCGTGCAAGTGCAAGCGCCTCACTCGCTTCCACAACCAGTCCGAGCTCAAGGACTTCGGGCCCGAGGCCGCGCGGCCGCAAACGGGCCGGAAGCTGCGGCCCCGCGCCCGGGGCACCAAAGCCAACCGGGCCGAGCTGGAGAACGCCTATTAG